A single window of Helicobacter pylori DNA harbors:
- a CDS encoding DUF262 domain-containing protein has translation MELLNLDGVIEKGVFEIPSYQRGYAWQIRQLKDFWNDLEHVSKLGSQFYYMHSLTLRESENELESSTFEIIDGQQRLATSLILLGLLAKITKHKDPKYDSMNLEPVLSYKYYGLNEAFRAITEEEKDLEKFQTSFYAKNLIKAYEFFQENISDTPMETLEKMFDTLTKKMLFSVVELNDNRIDPFSSFETINNRGKDLSTLELFKNRLHFVAHKICNGQKLETLQKEINNTYTIIYYDLRQFKDAHLESFLKHFVAYYYGENSNKFKERLLEMEFNAHKRYTYNTPFSDEYDKIDELLFYLSYSSKVWNFLHTLDEKSIALIVDDNKKLEMEITPKMRGLLDKMRRLNALSDNAFLPLLLSLLTIQLVGRSANEQPYTTKELEVLLEYLERFGFLVYGVAGKKNTAKNEWIELAFEAFRAYRYGEENIVIEKLPTLEKSFFNRQGNSALELLEEGIHSKKNTEKWYQWGKALNYLLYEYELHHNPETTLNFDSSIESIEHILPQKPDQGYSAKEKSWAKNPHIVHALGNLLLIAKNANSSLSNKPFEEKRKQYLKGSYSEKEVAKNASFGVAQIKERSEKLLDFLIAHYRISELVGESAIKAFKNALLKEIK, from the coding sequence ATGGAATTGTTAAATTTAGACGGAGTGATTGAAAAAGGCGTGTTTGAAATCCCTAGCTATCAAAGGGGGTATGCATGGCAAATAAGGCAATTGAAGGATTTTTGGAACGATTTAGAGCATGTGTCCAAATTGGGAAGCCAATTCTATTACATGCATAGCTTAACCTTAAGAGAGTCTGAAAATGAGCTTGAAAGTAGCACTTTTGAAATCATAGACGGCCAGCAACGATTGGCTACGAGCCTGATTTTACTGGGCCTTTTAGCCAAGATTACTAAACATAAAGACCCAAAGTATGATTCAATGAACCTTGAACCCGTTCTGTCCTATAAGTATTATGGTTTGAATGAAGCTTTTAGGGCGATCACTGAAGAAGAAAAAGATTTAGAAAAGTTTCAAACTTCTTTTTACGCTAAAAATCTTATTAAGGCTTACGAATTTTTTCAAGAAAACATCAGCGATACGCCTATGGAAACGCTTGAAAAAATGTTTGATACTCTCACTAAAAAAATGCTTTTTAGCGTGGTGGAATTGAACGATAATAGGATCGATCCGTTCAGCTCTTTTGAAACGATTAACAATCGTGGCAAGGATCTATCCACTCTGGAATTGTTTAAAAACCGCTTGCATTTTGTGGCGCACAAGATTTGTAATGGACAAAAATTAGAAACGCTTCAAAAAGAGATCAATAATACCTACACGATCATTTATTACGATTTGAGGCAATTTAAAGACGCTCATTTAGAGAGCTTTTTAAAGCATTTTGTAGCGTATTATTATGGCGAGAACAGCAACAAGTTTAAAGAAAGGTTATTGGAAATGGAGTTTAACGCTCATAAGAGATATACCTATAACACACCCTTTAGCGATGAATATGACAAAATAGACGAGTTGTTATTTTATCTTTCTTATTCTTCTAAAGTTTGGAATTTCTTGCACACGCTTGATGAAAAATCTATCGCCCTTATTGTTGATGACAATAAAAAGCTTGAGATGGAAATCACGCCTAAAATGCGCGGCTTGTTAGACAAGATGCGGCGCTTAAACGCTTTGAGCGATAACGCTTTTCTGCCCTTATTGCTCTCTCTTTTAACCATACAGCTTGTTGGAAGAAGCGCTAATGAACAGCCTTATACCACCAAAGAATTAGAGGTCTTATTAGAGTATTTGGAGCGTTTCGGGTTTTTAGTCTATGGGGTTGCTGGCAAGAAGAATACGGCTAAAAATGAATGGATTGAATTGGCTTTTGAAGCGTTCAGAGCGTATAGATATGGGGAAGAAAATATCGTCATTGAAAAACTTCCAACGCTAGAAAAGAGTTTTTTCAACAGACAAGGAAATAGTGCTTTAGAATTGCTTGAAGAGGGCATCCATTCCAAAAAGAATACTGAAAAATGGTATCAGTGGGGCAAGGCGCTGAATTACTTGCTGTATGAATACGAGTTGCACCATAACCCTGAAACGACTCTGAATTTTGATAGCAGTATAGAAAGCATTGAGCATATCTTGCCTCAAAAACCCGATCAAGGCTATAGCGCTAAAGAAAAAAGTTGGGCTAAAAATCCCCATATCGTGCATGCTTTAGGGAACTTGCTCTTAATCGCTAAAAACGCTAACAGCTCTTTAAGCAACAAGCCTTTTGAGGAAAAAAGAAAGCAATACCTCAAAGGCTCTTATAGCGAAAAAGAAGTGGCCAAAAACGCTTCTTTTGGAGTCGCGCAAATCAAAGAAAGGAGCGAAAAATTATTAGACTTTTTAATCGCGCATTATCGCATCTCTGAATTGGTGGGTGAAAGTGCCATTAAAGCTTTTAAAAACGCTCTTTTAAAAGAGATCAAATGA
- the speA gene encoding arginine decarboxylase has translation MQEVHDYGIKFWSNNEFKIEKGLVKVCHGKNPSLLEIVQSVRDKGYRGPLLVRFPHLVQKQIKSLFDAFSSAIKEYQYSGAFKAVFPLKVNQMPSFVFPLVQGAKGLDYGLEAGSKSELIIAMSYTNPKAPITVNGFKDKEMIELGFIAKSMQHEITLTIEGLNELKTIIAVTKQNDFAACPKIGIRIRLHSAGTGVWAKSGGINSKFGLSSTEVLEAMRLLEENDLLEHFHMIHFHIGSQISDISPLKKALREAGNLYAELRKMGAKNLNSVNIGGGLAVEYTQHKHHQDKNYTLEEFSADVVFLLREIVKNKQEIEPDIFIESGRYISANHAVLVAPVLELFSHEYNEKSLKIKESNNPPLIDEMLDLLANINEKNAIEYLHDSFDHTESLFTLFDLGYIDLIDRSNTEVLAHLIVKKAVQLLYVKDHNDILRIQEQVQERYLLNCSFFQSLPDYWGLRQNFPVMPLNKLDEKPTRSASLWDITCDSDGEIAFDSTKPLFLHDIDIDEEEYFLAFFLVGAYQEVLGMKHNLFTHPTEFSVVFDEKGDYEVEDICEAQTILDVLDDLDYDTKEIERLLKQKIEDNNQLDMEEKKEIMGRLYVMLSENGYLRTIS, from the coding sequence ATGCAAGAAGTCCATGATTATGGGATTAAATTTTGGAGCAATAACGAATTTAAGATAGAAAAAGGCTTGGTTAAAGTTTGTCATGGCAAAAACCCCTCGCTTTTAGAAATCGTTCAAAGCGTGCGCGATAAGGGCTATAGAGGGCCTTTGTTGGTGCGATTCCCCCATTTGGTGCAAAAACAAATCAAAAGCCTGTTTGATGCGTTTTCTTCAGCGATTAAAGAGTATCAATACAGCGGGGCTTTTAAGGCGGTTTTCCCTTTAAAAGTCAATCAAATGCCCTCGTTTGTTTTCCCTTTAGTGCAGGGGGCTAAGGGCTTGGATTATGGTTTAGAAGCCGGGAGCAAGTCTGAGCTCATCATTGCGATGAGTTACACTAACCCTAAAGCCCCTATCACCGTGAATGGCTTTAAAGACAAAGAAATGATTGAGCTTGGCTTTATCGCTAAAAGCATGCAGCATGAGATCACTTTAACGATTGAGGGTTTGAATGAGTTAAAAACCATTATCGCCGTGACTAAACAAAACGATTTTGCAGCATGCCCTAAAATTGGCATTCGCATCCGTTTGCACAGCGCTGGCACTGGCGTTTGGGCAAAGAGTGGGGGGATCAATTCTAAATTTGGCCTTAGTAGCACTGAAGTTTTAGAAGCGATGCGCCTTTTAGAAGAAAACGACTTACTAGAGCATTTCCACATGATACATTTCCACATAGGCTCTCAAATCAGTGATATTTCGCCCTTAAAAAAGGCTTTAAGAGAAGCGGGTAACTTGTATGCAGAATTGCGTAAAATGGGCGCTAAAAATCTCAATAGCGTGAATATTGGAGGGGGGTTAGCCGTAGAATACACCCAACACAAACACCACCAAGATAAAAACTACACTTTAGAAGAATTCAGTGCTGATGTGGTGTTTTTATTGAGAGAAATTGTGAAAAATAAGCAAGAAATCGAGCCGGATATTTTCATTGAATCAGGCCGTTATATTTCTGCTAACCATGCCGTTTTGGTGGCCCCGGTGTTAGAATTGTTTTCGCATGAATACAATGAAAAATCCCTAAAAATCAAAGAAAGTAATAACCCCCCCTTGATTGATGAAATGCTAGACTTGCTCGCTAATATCAATGAAAAAAACGCCATTGAATACTTGCATGATAGTTTTGATCACACCGAGTCGTTATTCACGCTTTTTGATTTGGGCTATATTGATTTGATTGACAGGAGCAATACCGAAGTTTTAGCCCATTTGATCGTCAAAAAAGCGGTGCAATTGCTTTATGTTAAGGATCATAACGATATTTTACGCATTCAAGAGCAGGTCCAAGAGCGCTATTTGTTGAATTGCTCGTTTTTCCAAAGCTTGCCGGATTATTGGGGCTTGAGACAGAATTTCCCGGTCATGCCCTTGAATAAATTAGATGAAAAGCCCACCAGGAGCGCGAGCTTGTGGGATATTACTTGCGATAGCGATGGGGAAATCGCTTTTGATTCCACGAAGCCCTTGTTTTTGCATGATATAGACATAGATGAAGAAGAATACTTTCTAGCGTTCTTTTTAGTGGGGGCGTATCAAGAAGTTTTAGGCATGAAGCACAATTTATTCACGCACCCTACGGAATTTAGCGTGGTTTTTGATGAAAAAGGCGATTATGAAGTGGAAGATATTTGCGAAGCCCAAACGATTTTAGATGTGCTAGACGATTTAGACTATGACACTAAAGAAATTGAGCGCCTTTTAAAACAAAAAATTGAAGACAACAACCAACTGGACATGGAAGAAAAGAAAGAAATCATGGGGCGCTTGTATGTCATGCTGAGCGAAAACGGGTATTTGCGCACGATTTCTTAA
- a CDS encoding glycosyltransferase family 4 protein, with protein sequence MVIVLVVDSFKDTSNGTSMTAFRFFEALKKRGHVMRVVAPYVDNLGSEEEGYYNLKERYIPLVTEISHKQHILFAKPDEKILRKAFKGADMIHTYLPFLLEKTAVKIAREMQVPYIGSFHLQPEHISYNMKLGWFSWFNMMLFSWFKSSHYRYIHHIHCPSKFIVEELEKYNYGGKKYAISNGFDPMFKFEHPQKSLFDTTPFKIAMVGRYSNEKNQSVLIKAVALSRYKQDIVLLLKGKGPDEKKIKLLAQKLGVKTEFGFVNSNELLEILKTCTLYVHTANVESEAIACLEAISVGIVPVIANSPLSATRQFALDERSLFEPNNAKDLSAKIDWWLENKLERERMQNEYAKSALNYTLENSVIQIEKVYEEAIRDFKNNPHLFKTLS encoded by the coding sequence ATGGTTATTGTTTTAGTCGTGGATAGCTTTAAAGACACCAGTAATGGCACTTCTATGACGGCGTTTCGTTTCTTTGAAGCGCTGAAAAAAAGAGGGCATGTGATGAGAGTGGTTGCCCCTTATGTGGATAATTTAGGGAGTGAAGAAGAGGGGTATTACAACCTTAAAGAGCGCTATATCCCCCTAGTTACAGAAATTTCACACAAACAACACATCCTTTTTGCTAAACCGGATGAAAAAATTCTACGAAAGGCTTTTAAGGGAGCGGATATGATCCATACTTATTTGCCTTTTTTGCTAGAAAAAACAGCCGTAAAAATCGCGCGAGAAATGCAAGTGCCTTATATTGGCTCTTTCCATTTACAGCCAGAGCATATTTCCTATAACATGAAATTGGGGTGGTTTTCTTGGTTTAACATGATGCTTTTTTCGTGGTTTAAATCTTCGCATTACCGCTATATCCACCATATCCATTGCCCGTCAAAATTCATTGTAGAAGAATTAGAAAAATACAACTATGGAGGGAAAAAATACGCTATTTCTAACGGCTTTGATCCCATGTTTAAATTTGAACACCCGCAAAAAAGCCTTTTTGACACCACACCCTTTAAAATCGCTATGGTAGGGCGCTATTCTAATGAAAAAAACCAAAGCGTTTTAATCAAAGCGGTTGCTTTAAGCCGATACAAACAAGACATTGTATTATTACTCAAAGGCAAAGGGCCTGATGAGAAAAAAATCAAACTTTTAGCCCAAAAACTAGGCGTAAAAACGGAGTTTGGGTTTGTCAATTCTAATGAATTGTTAGAGATTTTAAAAACTTGCACCCTTTATGTGCACACAGCCAATGTGGAAAGCGAAGCGATTGCGTGTTTAGAGGCTATTAGCGTGGGGATTGTGCCTGTTATCGCCAATAGCCCTTTAAGCGCGACCAGGCAATTCGCGCTAGATGAACGATCATTGTTTGAGCCCAATAACGCTAAAGATTTGAGCGCTAAAATAGATTGGTGGTTAGAAAACAAGCTTGAAAGAGAAAGAATGCAAAACGAATACGCTAAAAGCGCTTTAAACTACACTTTAGAAAATTCAGTCATTCAAATTGAAAAGGTTTATGAAGAAGCGATCAGAGATTTTAAAAATAACCCCCATCTCTTTAAAACCTTATCGTGA
- a CDS encoding hotdog domain-containing protein, protein MQESVVRVDYDSLETCKNFKPSVGTELVVLEKDIAHARFKGNESMVYEENFVHAGFVLIACNYAALCALNKRHSVVVSNNINFYAPLELNQEALIKAQVIQDGVKKAEIKIEAFVLDIQVLEGMIEIVVFDKKPFKFNFKEE, encoded by the coding sequence GTGCAAGAATCAGTCGTTCGTGTGGATTATGACTCTTTAGAGACTTGTAAGAATTTCAAACCAAGCGTTGGCACTGAACTAGTCGTTTTAGAAAAAGATATAGCCCATGCGCGTTTCAAGGGCAATGAAAGCATGGTGTATGAAGAAAATTTTGTGCATGCCGGGTTTGTGCTTATTGCGTGCAATTATGCGGCCTTGTGCGCGTTGAATAAAAGGCACAGCGTGGTGGTTTCTAATAACATCAATTTTTACGCCCCCCTAGAATTGAATCAAGAAGCGCTCATTAAAGCGCAAGTCATTCAAGATGGCGTGAAAAAAGCTGAAATAAAAATAGAGGCGTTTGTGTTAGACATTCAGGTTTTAGAGGGAATGATAGAAATCGTGGTGTTTGATAAAAAGCCTTTTAAATTCAATTTTAAAGAAGAGTAG
- the cmoB gene encoding tRNA 5-methoxyuridine(34)/uridine 5-oxyacetic acid(34) synthase CmoB, whose product MLICNDKLNPKTLLEEIMALRPWRKGPFEISQIKIDSEWDSSIKWDLVKNATPLKDKVVADVGCNNGYYLFKMLEYKPKSLVGFDPGVLVKKQFEFLAPFFDKEKKIIYESLGVEDLHEKYSNAFDVIFCLGVLYHRKSPLEALKALYHALKIKGELVLDTLIINSPLDIALCPKKTYAKMKNVYFIPSVSALKGWCERVGFENFEILSVSKTTPKEQRKTDFILGQSLEDFLDKTDYSKTLEGYDAPLRGYFKMLKPSKL is encoded by the coding sequence ATGCTCATTTGTAACGATAAACTCAATCCAAAAACCCTTTTAGAAGAAATCATGGCGTTAAGGCCATGGCGTAAAGGCCCTTTTGAAATTTCTCAAATCAAGATTGATAGCGAATGGGATAGCTCTATTAAATGGGATCTAGTCAAAAACGCCACTCCTTTAAAAGATAAGGTTGTGGCTGATGTGGGTTGCAATAACGGCTATTACTTGTTTAAAATGCTAGAATATAAGCCTAAAAGTTTGGTGGGGTTTGATCCGGGCGTTTTAGTCAAAAAACAATTTGAATTTTTAGCCCCCTTTTTTGATAAAGAAAAAAAAATCATTTATGAGTCTTTAGGGGTAGAGGATTTGCATGAAAAATACTCTAACGCTTTTGATGTCATTTTTTGCTTAGGAGTGCTATACCACAGAAAAAGCCCGCTAGAGGCTTTAAAAGCCTTGTATCATGCTTTAAAAATAAAAGGGGAGCTGGTGTTGGATACGCTCATTATTAATTCGCCCCTAGACATCGCCCTTTGCCCTAAAAAAACTTACGCTAAAATGAAAAACGTTTATTTTATCCCTAGCGTTAGTGCGCTAAAAGGGTGGTGCGAAAGGGTGGGGTTTGAAAATTTTGAGATTCTTAGCGTTTCAAAGACCACGCCTAAAGAACAGCGTAAAACGGATTTTATTTTGGGGCAGAGTTTGGAAGATTTTTTGGATAAAACGGATTATTCTAAAACTTTAGAGGGGTATGACGCTCCTTTAAGGGGGTATTTTAAGATGCTTAAACCAAGCAAGCTTTAA
- a CDS encoding ferrochelatase: MRLGVNEAVELSLGELQNTPSISYFNSIVLSLNKVQKGSLFVAKDHALIPKALELGAYGILYAGEYPLSDKDVAWIKLKDIEHSLNHLFKFCLLNERVVGALLSPIELEIASKIIVSDFVWCLKESLEDLFIMEGCKIAFFDKLEWLHLFYKQERLREDLKEDLKESRLMILNQSFFCSALVYEKQEYEFKMPCIFLEPLKRVIQLCEKLQIAFDLNLLGKKEYPLDHCKPFFVNKNLEIAPYGATARVVIAETSKELFEMMLQKALETLSWGKIVVFCRKNSAAFFEKNNPYCYTTQNNLKEQLKNLAFNFAFIYGISSHHLESLLNPPLFKKTPTLW, encoded by the coding sequence ATGCGATTAGGGGTGAATGAAGCCGTAGAGTTGAGTTTGGGCGAATTGCAAAACACGCCCTCAATCAGCTATTTTAATTCCATTGTTTTGTCTTTAAACAAAGTCCAAAAAGGCTCTTTATTTGTGGCTAAGGATCATGCTCTCATTCCTAAAGCTTTAGAGTTAGGGGCTTATGGGATTTTATACGCAGGAGAATATCCTTTAAGCGATAAGGATGTGGCATGGATCAAGCTTAAAGATATAGAGCATTCTTTGAATCATTTGTTTAAATTTTGTTTGTTGAACGAGCGCGTGGTTGGGGCGTTACTAAGCCCCATAGAATTAGAGATCGCTTCTAAAATCATCGTGAGCGATTTTGTGTGGTGTTTGAAAGAGAGCCTTGAAGATTTGTTCATTATGGAGGGGTGTAAAATAGCCTTTTTTGATAAATTGGAGTGGCTCCATTTGTTTTATAAGCAAGAGCGTTTGAGAGAAGATTTAAAGGAAGATTTAAAAGAAAGTCGTTTAATGATTCTCAACCAATCCTTTTTTTGCAGCGCTTTAGTCTATGAAAAACAAGAATACGAATTCAAAATGCCATGCATCTTTTTAGAGCCTTTAAAAAGGGTGATTCAATTGTGCGAGAAATTACAAATTGCGTTTGATTTGAATCTTTTAGGCAAGAAAGAATACCCACTAGATCATTGCAAACCCTTTTTTGTGAATAAAAATTTAGAAATAGCCCCCTATGGCGCAACGGCAAGGGTGGTTATCGCTGAGACTTCAAAAGAATTGTTTGAAATGATGCTTCAAAAAGCCCTTGAGACTTTATCGTGGGGGAAAATTGTCGTGTTTTGTCGTAAAAACAGCGCGGCTTTCTTTGAAAAAAATAACCCTTATTGTTACACCACCCAAAACAACTTAAAAGAGCAATTAAAAAATTTAGCGTTTAATTTCGCTTTTATCTATGGGATTAGCTCCCATCATTTAGAATCCCTTTTAAACCCCCCTCTTTTTAAAAAAACCCCCACGCTATGGTAG
- the metG gene encoding methionine--tRNA ligase gives MQKSLITTPIYYVNDIPHIGHAYTTLIADTLKKYYTLQGEEVFFLTGTDEHGQKIEQSARLRNQSPKAYADSISAIFKNQWDFFNLDYDGFIRTTDSEHQKCVQNAFEIMFEKGDIYKGAYSGYYCVSCESYCAISKTDNTNDKVLCPDCLRETTLLEEESYFFRLSAYEKPLLEFYAKNPEAILPIYRKNEVTSFIEQGLLDLSITRTSFEWGIPLPKKMNDPKHVVYVWLDALLNYASALGYLNGLDNKMAHFERARHIVGKDILRFHAIYWPAFLMSLNLPLFKQLCVHGWWTIEGVKMSKSLGNVLDAQKLAMEYGIEELRYFLLREVPFGQDGDFSKKALVERINANLNNDLGNLLNRLLGMAKKYFNYSLKSAKITAYYSKELEKAHQILDNANSFVPKMQLHKALEELFGVYDFLNKLIAKEEPWVLHKNNESEKLEALLSLIANALLQSSFLLYAFMPKSAMKLASAFRVEITPNNYERFFKAKKLQDMVLQDTEPLFSKMEKIEKTEKAGEAPPEKNEKEKKDAKEKAPPTQENYIGIEDFKKVEIKVGLIKEAQRIEKSNKLLRLKVDLGEGRLRQIISGIALDYEPESLVGQMVCVVANLKPAKLMGEMSEGMILAVRDNDNLALISPTREKIAGSLIS, from the coding sequence ATGCAAAAATCACTGATCACAACCCCCATTTATTATGTGAATGATATTCCCCATATTGGCCATGCTTATACGACTTTGATTGCGGATACTTTAAAGAAATATTACACGCTTCAAGGCGAAGAAGTCTTTTTTTTAACCGGCACCGATGAGCATGGGCAAAAGATCGAACAAAGCGCAAGACTGAGAAATCAAAGCCCTAAAGCTTACGCCGATAGCATTAGCGCGATTTTTAAAAACCAGTGGGATTTTTTCAATTTGGATTATGATGGTTTTATCCGCACCACAGACAGCGAGCATCAAAAATGCGTGCAAAACGCCTTTGAAATCATGTTTGAAAAAGGGGATATTTATAAAGGCGCTTATAGTGGGTATTATTGCGTGAGCTGTGAGAGTTATTGCGCGATTTCTAAAACGGACAACACGAACGATAAAGTCTTATGCCCTGATTGCTTGAGAGAAACCACGCTTTTAGAAGAAGAGAGTTATTTTTTCAGATTGAGCGCGTATGAAAAGCCTTTATTGGAATTTTACGCTAAAAACCCTGAAGCGATTTTGCCTATTTATCGTAAAAATGAAGTAACTTCTTTTATTGAGCAGGGTTTATTGGATCTGTCTATCACGCGCACGAGCTTTGAATGGGGCATTCCTTTGCCTAAAAAAATGAACGATCCTAAACATGTGGTGTATGTTTGGCTGGACGCTTTATTGAATTATGCGAGCGCGTTAGGGTATTTGAACGGTTTAGACAATAAAATGGCGCATTTTGAACGCGCTAGGCATATTGTGGGTAAGGATATTTTACGCTTCCATGCCATTTATTGGCCGGCTTTTTTGATGAGTTTGAATTTGCCCCTATTCAAACAGCTTTGCGTGCATGGGTGGTGGACGATAGAGGGCGTGAAAATGAGTAAGAGCTTGGGTAATGTTTTAGACGCTCAAAAGCTCGCTATGGAGTATGGGATTGAAGAATTACGCTATTTTTTATTGCGTGAAGTGCCTTTTGGGCAAGATGGGGATTTTTCTAAAAAAGCGTTAGTAGAAAGGATCAACGCGAATTTGAATAACGATTTGGGGAATTTGTTGAATCGCTTGCTAGGCATGGCTAAAAAATATTTCAATTATTCTCTAAAAAGCGCCAAAATCACCGCTTATTATTCTAAAGAGCTAGAAAAAGCGCATCAAATTTTAGATAACGCTAATTCTTTTGTGCCTAAAATGCAATTGCATAAAGCTTTAGAAGAATTGTTTGGCGTTTATGATTTTTTAAACAAACTCATCGCTAAAGAAGAGCCGTGGGTCTTGCACAAAAACAACGAATCAGAAAAACTAGAAGCCTTATTGAGCTTGATCGCAAACGCGCTGTTGCAATCAAGTTTCTTGCTCTATGCGTTCATGCCAAAGAGCGCTATGAAATTAGCGAGCGCTTTTCGTGTAGAAATCACGCCCAATAATTACGAACGCTTTTTTAAGGCTAAAAAATTACAAGATATGGTTCTACAAGACACCGAGCCTTTATTTTCCAAAATGGAGAAAATTGAAAAGACTGAAAAAGCGGGAGAAGCCCCACCAGAAAAAAACGAAAAAGAAAAAAAGGACGCAAAAGAAAAAGCCCCACCAACACAAGAAAACTATATCGGCATTGAGGATTTTAAAAAAGTAGAGATTAAGGTGGGGCTTATCAAAGAAGCTCAAAGGATTGAAAAGTCCAATAAATTATTACGCTTAAAAGTGGATTTAGGCGAAGGTCGTTTGAGGCAGATCATCTCAGGGATCGCTTTGGATTATGAGCCTGAAAGCTTGGTGGGTCAAATGGTGTGCGTGGTGGCTAATTTAAAACCCGCAAAGCTTATGGGTGAAATGAGTGAGGGCATGATTTTAGCGGTGCGAGATAATGATAATCTGGCTTTAATTAGCCCTACCAGAGAAAAAATTGCAGGAAGTTTGATCAGCTAA
- the cfaS gene encoding cyclopropane fatty acid synthase, with translation MISKFLLKSMFKQWKNGDYQVVFWDNSVYRNGEHSPKFTLKIHRPLKFSDIKKDMSLTIAEAYMDGVIDIEGSMDEVMHSLYLQTNYEHLHKHDNAKAIQKPIKESSNISKHYDLGNDFYSIWLDETLSYSCAYFKKDDDTLHAAQLQKLDHTLKKLHLKPGEKLLDIGCGWGYLSVKAAQEYGAEVMGITISSEQYKQANKRVQELGLEDRVTIKLLNYQDLDGRLYRFDKVVSVGMFEHVGKDNLPFYFKKVKEVLKTGGMFLLHSILCCFEGKTNAWVDKYIFPGGYLPSLREVMSVMSECDFHLLMAESLRIHYAKTLDIWRNNFNHNLDQVKRLGYDERFIRMWDLYLRTCASAFRVGSADLFQLLLTNSVDNTFPLTKEYIYQ, from the coding sequence ATGATTTCAAAATTTTTGCTCAAAAGCATGTTCAAGCAGTGGAAAAACGGCGATTATCAGGTCGTTTTTTGGGATAATAGCGTTTATAGGAATGGCGAACATTCGCCTAAATTCACCCTTAAAATCCATCGCCCCCTAAAATTTAGCGATATTAAAAAAGACATGTCTTTGACGATCGCTGAGGCTTATATGGACGGCGTGATTGATATTGAAGGCTCTATGGATGAGGTGATGCATTCTTTGTATTTGCAAACCAATTATGAGCATTTGCACAAACATGATAACGCTAAAGCTATCCAAAAGCCCATCAAAGAAAGCTCCAACATTTCTAAACATTACGATCTAGGGAATGACTTTTATTCTATCTGGCTAGATGAAACCTTAAGCTATTCATGCGCGTATTTCAAAAAAGACGATGACACCCTCCATGCCGCCCAGCTCCAAAAATTAGATCACACTTTAAAAAAACTCCACCTAAAACCTGGCGAAAAACTGCTGGATATAGGCTGTGGTTGGGGCTATCTCTCTGTAAAAGCTGCACAAGAATACGGGGCGGAAGTGATGGGGATCACCATTTCTAGCGAGCAATACAAACAGGCTAACAAACGAGTCCAAGAGCTAGGCTTAGAAGATAGAGTAACGATCAAATTATTGAATTACCAGGATTTAGACGGGCGCTTATACCGCTTTGATAAAGTGGTGAGCGTGGGCATGTTTGAGCATGTGGGTAAGGATAATTTGCCCTTTTATTTCAAAAAAGTTAAAGAAGTGTTAAAAACGGGCGGGATGTTTTTGCTCCACTCCATTTTATGCTGTTTTGAAGGCAAGACTAACGCATGGGTGGATAAATACATCTTCCCGGGCGGTTATTTGCCCTCTTTAAGAGAAGTGATGAGCGTGATGAGCGAATGCGACTTCCACTTGCTCATGGCTGAAAGCTTACGCATCCATTACGCTAAGACTTTAGACATTTGGCGAAACAACTTCAACCACAATCTAGACCAAGTGAAAAGACTCGGCTATGATGAACGCTTTATCCGCATGTGGGATCTGTATTTAAGGACTTGCGCTTCCGCTTTCAGGGTGGGGAGCGCGGATTTATTCCAATTGCTTTTAACCAACAGCGTGGATAACACTTTCCCCTTAACCAAAGAATACATCTACCAGTAA